One region of Rhodohalobacter mucosus genomic DNA includes:
- a CDS encoding fibronectin type III domain-containing protein → MMRSNMPELNLLRIFTLFSSIILLAFVDAVQAQFTPDGDIHAVVRADGRAFIYHGEEIPLSHGFNVYRKIEDAEWVLLTDEPIYPVINGYEFERQLGETYSLLSDLLNTDSPQSAFLRLRSNSQTGLLASFTMPEVAQAVGRLYIDEEAPLGQTASYRFEIVDDLERPIGQVIEGRAALNPLYPPAPENPEIEHEGSRVTARWSYVPATNQDSRNVIRFQIFYETEENGPVKAHTSFIARTDQQTDYLYSFDVPETDIEYTFSIHAIDFTGQLSEPSERITVAITNNIAPDRIANVRAESTDDHLAFVTWPVSPSLRLEGYNIYRARNDEEVYAQINETLMEPLQTVFVDSTVEPGTQYRYSITAVDSLGNESERSNPAHVLIIDYRIPDPVSVFESRIMQDGAVSLNWNTTEVPAGLRNYLLLRRQIQPQSGISFTQVNSGPLTDTTFVDRGIGGQFFTEGATYEYGISVASNNGSYSDTVYTEITIPDITPPEPPTLFRLAMEDGQRVGITWNASEDTDVTEYVLYRNHIESGRDTLLSAFSTGTRYFRDEMVRIGESYEYRISAVDSLGNQSEFRSDSITTQLKHPPAPVRNVQVAYMNNSVKVVWEDSDSGQVAGYKIYKAEVATGIFEYVGEVAADSREFIDEEGNAGFWYKVFPVDSSGREARTAKATQAIEIASRAF, encoded by the coding sequence ATGATGAGATCGAATATGCCGGAGTTAAATCTGTTAAGAATATTTACACTGTTTTCATCGATAATATTGCTGGCATTTGTTGATGCGGTACAGGCTCAATTTACTCCGGATGGTGATATCCATGCTGTTGTCAGGGCAGATGGCCGGGCATTCATCTATCATGGGGAAGAGATACCCCTGTCACATGGGTTCAATGTATACAGGAAAATTGAAGACGCTGAATGGGTATTGCTTACTGACGAACCTATCTATCCGGTAATAAACGGTTATGAGTTTGAGCGACAGCTGGGGGAAACATATTCATTGCTTTCTGATCTTCTGAATACCGATAGTCCGCAATCTGCATTTTTGAGATTAAGAAGTAATTCACAGACAGGGCTGCTTGCAAGTTTTACAATGCCGGAAGTAGCTCAGGCAGTGGGAAGATTATATATCGATGAAGAAGCTCCATTAGGGCAGACTGCTTCGTATCGGTTTGAGATTGTGGATGATCTGGAAAGGCCAATTGGTCAGGTCATTGAGGGGAGAGCTGCGTTAAACCCTCTCTATCCTCCTGCTCCGGAAAATCCGGAAATCGAACATGAAGGAAGCAGGGTGACAGCAAGGTGGAGTTATGTACCCGCGACCAATCAGGATTCAAGAAATGTGATCCGTTTTCAGATTTTTTATGAAACGGAAGAAAATGGCCCCGTAAAAGCTCATACATCATTTATCGCCCGAACCGATCAGCAAACAGATTATCTATACAGTTTTGATGTTCCTGAGACAGATATAGAATATACATTTTCAATTCACGCCATTGATTTTACGGGACAGCTTTCAGAACCAAGTGAAAGAATTACAGTTGCCATAACAAATAATATTGCACCGGATAGAATTGCCAACGTCCGAGCAGAATCTACAGATGATCATCTGGCATTCGTTACCTGGCCGGTAAGCCCCAGCTTACGCCTCGAAGGGTACAATATCTACCGGGCCAGAAATGATGAAGAGGTTTATGCGCAGATTAATGAGACATTGATGGAGCCTCTGCAGACCGTTTTTGTTGATTCCACCGTTGAGCCTGGTACGCAATACAGATACAGTATTACAGCAGTTGATTCGCTTGGTAATGAAAGCGAAAGAAGTAACCCTGCACATGTTCTGATTATAGATTACAGGATACCTGATCCTGTATCAGTTTTTGAGTCCCGGATCATGCAGGATGGCGCTGTTTCATTAAATTGGAACACTACAGAAGTGCCTGCCGGCTTGCGAAATTATTTGTTGCTTCGAAGACAGATTCAGCCGCAATCGGGGATCAGTTTTACACAGGTAAATAGCGGACCTCTAACCGATACGACGTTTGTTGACAGGGGTATAGGTGGTCAGTTTTTTACAGAAGGTGCTACGTACGAATATGGGATATCCGTTGCCAGTAATAATGGGAGTTACAGTGATACGGTGTACACTGAAATAACCATACCGGATATTACTCCACCCGAACCGCCCACATTGTTTAGACTGGCAATGGAGGATGGACAAAGAGTGGGAATTACATGGAATGCTTCTGAAGACACGGACGTAACAGAGTATGTTCTTTACAGGAACCATATAGAATCGGGGAGAGATACCCTGTTATCTGCATTTTCAACCGGTACGCGTTATTTCAGAGATGAGATGGTAAGAATTGGAGAATCATATGAATATCGTATTTCAGCCGTGGATTCGTTGGGAAATCAAAGTGAATTCAGATCAGATTCCATTACTACACAGTTAAAACATCCTCCGGCTCCCGTTCGCAATGTTCAGGTAGCCTACATGAACAATAGTGTAAAAGTAGTCTGGGAAGATAGCGATAGTGGCCAGGTTGCAGGCTATAAAATTTACAAGGCGGAAGTAGCCACAGGCATTTTTGAATATGTAGGCGAAGTAGCAGCTGATTCAAGAGAATTTATAGATGAAGAAGGAAATGCAGGTTTTTGGTATAAAGTATTTCCCGTTGATTCAAGTGGCAGGGAGGCTAGAACTGCTAAAGCCACACAAGCTATTGAAATCGCTTCAAGGGCATTTTAA